In the genome of Deltaproteobacteria bacterium, one region contains:
- a CDS encoding phosphoribosylglycinamide formyltransferase, whose product MKKIAVLISGGGSNLQSIIDSVESGSLNLKIAVVISNKNDAYGLTRARNHGIPTQVVRHGDFDSREEFESRLISILDGHKVDLVALAGFMRVLTPTFVRHYHHRIINIHPAILPSFPGTHGQQQAFDYGVRFSGCTTHFIDEGTDTGPIILQAVVPVLPDDTVDSLGARILKEEHRIYPESLRLWVAGRLRIEGRKVRILPDSQSGSVE is encoded by the coding sequence ATGAAAAAAATCGCCGTGCTGATTTCAGGTGGAGGCAGTAATCTCCAGTCGATTATCGACTCCGTTGAATCCGGAAGTCTGAACCTGAAAATAGCCGTGGTCATCAGCAACAAGAATGATGCGTACGGCCTCACCAGGGCCAGGAACCACGGGATTCCGACCCAGGTTGTCCGGCATGGGGATTTTGACAGCCGGGAGGAGTTCGAATCCAGGCTCATTTCGATTCTGGATGGCCATAAAGTGGATCTCGTGGCTCTTGCAGGGTTCATGAGAGTGCTGACACCGACCTTCGTCCGACATTACCATCACAGGATCATCAACATCCATCCGGCCATCCTGCCTTCATTCCCGGGTACCCACGGCCAGCAGCAGGCCTTCGACTATGGGGTGCGTTTCTCGGGATGCACCACCCATTTTATTGACGAGGGGACCGATACCGGGCCGATTATTCTGCAGGCGGTCGTTCCGGTTCTCCCGGACGATACGGTGGATTCGCTGGGGGCAAGAATCCTCAAGGAGGAACACCGTATTTATCCCGAATCCCTCCGTCTTTGGGTCGCGGGACGTCTCAGAATCGAAGGCCGGAAGGTCCGAATCCTGCCTGATAGTCAATCAGGCAGCGTGGAATAG
- a CDS encoding glutamine--tRNA ligase/YqeY domain fusion protein yields the protein MSTDAPKTAGLDFIRRIIADDLASGKHDTVVTRFPPEPNGYLHIGHAKSIFLNFGLAAEIPGGRCHLRFDDSNPETEDMEYVESIKLDVRWLGLDWGDDLYHASDYFEQLYGFAVALIKAGNAYVCSLSEEEIRRYRGTVTHPGTDSPYRNRSVEENLDLFERMRGGEFADGQHVLRAKIDMTMANMKMRDPLLYRIRHVRHYRTGDTWCIYPMYDFAHCLSDAIEGITHSICTLEFENNREIYDWILNNVPAPCHPRQIEFARLNLSYTVMSKRKLSELVDAGHVSGWDDPRLPTIAGLRRRGVTPEVIRNFCDRIGVAKANSTVDVALLEHSIREDLNTRTPRVMGVLDPLKMVIVNYPEGQVEEFEAPYFPDNPPKMGYRKVPFSRELYIERGDFMENPPRKFFRLAPGREVRLRWAYMVTCVDVKKNEQGEIMEVHCRYDPDTRGGDAPDGRKVKGTIHWVSASNSISAEVRLYDRLFIDPNPDGGKDSDFISHLNPCSLVVAGAKVEPSLRDAGPGERFQFERTGYFCADPEDHTAHRPVFNRIVPLRDSWAKIAAKAKN from the coding sequence ATGAGTACCGACGCCCCAAAGACAGCCGGTCTTGATTTCATTCGCCGGATCATTGCCGATGACCTGGCCTCGGGAAAGCACGATACCGTGGTTACCCGGTTTCCTCCCGAACCCAACGGCTACCTTCACATCGGTCATGCAAAGAGTATCTTCCTGAATTTCGGCCTGGCAGCTGAGATCCCCGGCGGCCGGTGCCATCTCCGTTTCGACGATAGCAACCCGGAGACGGAGGACATGGAGTATGTGGAGTCCATCAAGCTGGATGTCAGGTGGCTGGGCCTGGACTGGGGCGATGACCTTTATCACGCGTCCGACTATTTCGAGCAGCTCTATGGATTCGCCGTCGCGCTCATAAAAGCGGGCAATGCCTACGTTTGCAGTCTCTCCGAAGAAGAAATCCGCAGATACAGGGGTACTGTAACCCATCCGGGGACCGACAGCCCCTACCGTAACCGTTCAGTCGAGGAGAACCTCGACCTGTTCGAGCGCATGCGCGGGGGTGAGTTCGCCGACGGGCAGCATGTCCTTCGCGCCAAGATAGACATGACTATGGCCAACATGAAGATGCGTGACCCGCTTTTGTATCGCATTCGTCACGTACGCCACTATCGTACAGGCGATACATGGTGCATTTACCCCATGTACGATTTTGCCCACTGTCTTTCCGACGCGATCGAGGGCATTACCCACTCTATCTGCACGTTGGAATTTGAAAACAACCGCGAGATTTACGACTGGATTCTGAACAACGTTCCGGCGCCGTGTCACCCACGGCAGATTGAGTTCGCCCGGCTGAACCTCAGCTATACGGTGATGAGCAAGCGTAAGCTCTCCGAACTGGTGGATGCCGGGCATGTCTCCGGCTGGGACGACCCACGACTGCCAACCATTGCGGGTCTGAGGCGTAGGGGGGTAACACCCGAGGTCATACGGAACTTTTGCGATCGTATCGGGGTGGCAAAGGCAAACAGCACGGTGGATGTGGCGTTGCTGGAGCACAGCATCCGCGAAGATCTCAACACCAGGACGCCGCGGGTCATGGGGGTCCTCGATCCGCTGAAGATGGTGATCGTCAACTATCCTGAAGGGCAGGTGGAGGAATTCGAGGCGCCATATTTTCCTGACAATCCTCCCAAGATGGGATACCGCAAGGTTCCTTTCAGCCGGGAGCTATACATCGAACGGGGAGATTTTATGGAGAACCCGCCACGCAAATTCTTCCGGCTGGCGCCTGGCAGGGAGGTGCGTCTGCGATGGGCCTACATGGTCACCTGTGTGGACGTGAAGAAAAATGAGCAGGGCGAGATCATGGAGGTGCACTGCCGTTACGACCCCGATACACGGGGAGGTGACGCGCCCGACGGCCGCAAGGTGAAGGGGACCATCCACTGGGTATCGGCCTCCAACTCCATTAGCGCCGAGGTGCGGCTCTACGACCGGCTTTTCATTGACCCGAACCCTGACGGCGGCAAGGACTCAGATTTTATTTCGCACCTCAATCCCTGCTCACTGGTGGTGGCCGGCGCCAAGGTGGAGCCCAGCCTGCGGGATGCCGGTCCCGGAGAGAGATTTCAGTTCGAACGCACCGGATACTTTTGCGCTGATCCGGAGGATCACACCGCGCACCGACCGGTGTTCAACAGGATTGTGCCTCTTCGGGATTCCTGGGCCAAGATCGCGGCCAAGGCCAAGAACTAA
- a CDS encoding phosphoribosylformylglycinamidine cyclo-ligase has translation MKTTRYSDAGVDIAAANEAKKLISSAVNSTHGPSVLGGIGGFGGLFSTEGFPPDAVLVSSVDGVGTKLKLAFLLNRHGSVGIDLVNHCVNDILVQGARSIFFMDYLATGRLNPDTVGEIVSGMAAACRAAGCALLGGETAEMPGFYAEGEYDLAGTIVGVVGRNDLITGKTIGDGDVIIGLGSSGLHTNGYSLARKVLLEDGRLSLHEVHPDLGRDLGTELLEPHRCYAASVLPILGGFDIRGMVHITGGGFAGNIPRVVPGNLTAVMVKGSWPVHPVFALIAGMGNVPDDEMYRTFNMGLGLLLIVPPGDADGVSKALAGAGEQVYRAGSIIRRKSEDPPVIFD, from the coding sequence ATGAAAACAACCCGATACTCCGATGCCGGAGTAGATATAGCAGCAGCCAATGAGGCCAAGAAGCTCATCTCTTCTGCCGTTAATTCCACCCATGGCCCCTCGGTGCTCGGGGGAATCGGGGGGTTTGGCGGTCTCTTTTCCACCGAGGGTTTCCCCCCCGATGCCGTTCTGGTATCCAGCGTAGATGGTGTCGGCACCAAGCTCAAACTGGCCTTTCTTCTTAACCGGCATGGATCCGTCGGCATTGATCTGGTAAACCACTGTGTAAACGACATCCTGGTTCAGGGCGCCCGTTCCATCTTCTTCATGGATTACCTGGCGACGGGGCGGCTTAACCCCGACACAGTCGGAGAGATAGTCAGCGGCATGGCCGCGGCCTGCCGGGCCGCCGGTTGCGCCCTTTTAGGTGGTGAGACGGCCGAGATGCCCGGCTTTTACGCGGAAGGGGAGTACGATCTGGCCGGGACCATTGTCGGAGTGGTGGGCCGCAACGATCTCATCACCGGGAAAACCATCGGTGATGGCGACGTTATCATCGGGTTGGGTTCTTCCGGACTTCACACCAACGGATATTCCCTGGCACGCAAGGTCCTCCTCGAGGATGGGCGGCTTTCCCTCCATGAGGTCCACCCGGACCTCGGAAGAGACCTCGGAACCGAACTTCTTGAACCGCACCGCTGCTATGCCGCCTCCGTTCTACCAATTCTGGGTGGATTCGACATCAGAGGGATGGTCCATATTACGGGAGGCGGATTTGCAGGGAATATTCCAAGGGTAGTGCCCGGTAATCTGACCGCGGTCATGGTTAAAGGAAGCTGGCCCGTTCATCCTGTCTTTGCCCTCATCGCCGGCATGGGAAATGTGCCTGATGATGAGATGTACAGGACCTTCAACATGGGGCTGGGTCTCCTTCTGATCGTCCCGCCTGGTGACGCGGATGGGGTGTCTAAAGCCCTGGCCGGTGCGGGCGAACAGGTCTACCGCGCAGGCAGTATCATCAGGAGGAAAAGCGAGGACCCACCGGTTATATTCGATTAA
- the amrB gene encoding AmmeMemoRadiSam system protein B, with the protein MENIRQPAVAGQFYPGMDDILEKQVSSFLTDGVAETGVLGAVMPHAGYIYSGSVAGETVSHLDVPGKVILLGPNHTGAGARISVFPSGSWSMPFGRLPVDEKLAGLIIDGITGAGPDRMAHVREHSIEVQLPFLYYRKKGPFTFVPITLSMLPEDECRDVGLALARIIQSSDDDILIVASSDMTHYESDESARKKDSLAIERMLQLDPAGLLEVVHTRRISMCGIIPVAVMLYALTALGAVSTKLVRYTTSAEASGDYSHVVGYAGIIIKSGSSG; encoded by the coding sequence ATGGAAAATATACGTCAACCCGCCGTGGCCGGGCAGTTCTACCCCGGCATGGATGATATTCTGGAAAAACAGGTCTCCTCGTTTTTGACTGATGGGGTCGCCGAAACCGGGGTATTGGGGGCGGTCATGCCCCATGCCGGGTATATCTACTCCGGATCCGTGGCAGGGGAGACCGTTTCGCACCTTGACGTGCCGGGGAAGGTCATTCTCCTGGGACCCAACCACACCGGAGCAGGGGCGCGGATATCGGTATTCCCTTCCGGGTCATGGTCGATGCCTTTCGGCCGGCTTCCCGTGGATGAGAAACTGGCAGGGTTGATCATTGACGGGATCACCGGGGCCGGTCCTGACCGGATGGCCCACGTCAGGGAACATTCCATCGAGGTTCAGCTTCCCTTCCTTTACTACAGGAAAAAGGGACCTTTTACTTTCGTTCCCATAACCTTGTCCATGCTTCCGGAGGATGAATGCCGGGATGTGGGGCTCGCTCTCGCGAGGATCATTCAGAGCTCGGATGATGATATCCTTATTGTGGCCAGTTCCGACATGACCCATTACGAGAGCGACGAAAGCGCCCGGAAAAAGGATTCACTGGCCATCGAACGTATGCTCCAACTGGATCCGGCAGGTCTCCTGGAGGTCGTCCACACCCGCAGGATCTCAATGTGCGGGATCATCCCTGTAGCAGTGATGTTGTACGCCCTCACCGCTCTGGGCGCCGTGAGTACGAAACTTGTCCGTTACACCACCTCCGCTGAAGCGAGCG